One part of the Mariniblastus fucicola genome encodes these proteins:
- a CDS encoding DUF4956 domain-containing protein, whose protein sequence is MEFLEVPIFDDDFFKLITRLIINCLVSVAIVAFCYRRHQKGDVYVFSFLLINLMVFFLCFVLKKLDIGLGMALGLFAIFGIMRYRTDTIRVKEMTYLFILVGVAVINALSNRKTSYVELAFTNFVIVAVVYFLEQAMFSKRPLSKQQVVYDNLPLLGPTFRKELFEDLQNRTGLVPEQVKVSKMDLQKGCAQLVIYHHGQIRIEAPNSKTAEDGTSVGDKPVDVAVASE, encoded by the coding sequence ATGGAATTTCTTGAAGTCCCAATTTTTGACGATGACTTTTTCAAGCTGATTACGCGCTTGATCATCAATTGCCTTGTCTCGGTCGCGATCGTGGCGTTCTGTTACCGACGGCATCAAAAGGGCGATGTCTATGTGTTCAGCTTTCTGCTGATCAATCTGATGGTCTTCTTCCTGTGCTTCGTGTTGAAGAAGCTGGACATTGGGCTGGGAATGGCCCTGGGACTCTTCGCAATTTTTGGCATCATGCGTTATCGAACCGATACGATACGTGTCAAGGAAATGACCTACCTGTTTATTCTGGTGGGCGTCGCTGTGATCAACGCGTTGTCCAATCGGAAAACCAGCTACGTGGAACTCGCGTTTACGAATTTCGTTATCGTTGCGGTCGTGTACTTTTTGGAACAAGCCATGTTTTCAAAACGTCCGCTGTCGAAGCAGCAGGTCGTGTACGACAACTTGCCGCTGTTGGGACCGACGTTCCGAAAAGAGCTGTTTGAAGATTTGCAAAACCGAACGGGACTGGTGCCCGAACAGGTGAAAGTTTCGAAAATGGATTTGCAAAAGGGCTGCGCCCAGCTGGTGATTTACCATCATGGACAAATCCGCATCGAAGCTCCCAATTCGAAAACGGCGGAAGACGGCACCTCTGTCGGCGACAAACCCGTCGATGTTGCCGTGGCAAGCGAATAG